A single Botrytis cinerea B05.10 chromosome 1, complete sequence DNA region contains:
- the Bcpam16 gene encoding Bcpam16, which produces MAHRIITQVVITGSRVLGRAVTESWKQAKASSAYQKAQQNGSASGGPTFSSNGLTLDEACKILNVKPPKEGKMDMEDVMSRFKKLFDTNDPKKGGSFYLQSKVLRARERLEGEVRVKAEAVEREAELEKGWKPKVFKDR; this is translated from the exons ATG GCCCATCGCATCATAACCCAGGTCGTCATAACTGGCTCACGAGTTCTCGGGCGCGCCGTCACCGAATCCTGGAAACAAGCGAAAGCCTCCTCAGCATACCAAAAAGCGCAACAAAATGGTTCTGCTTCGGGTGGTCCAACTTTCTCCTCCAATGGTCTCACGTTAGATGAGGCCTGCAAAATTCTCAATGTCAAACCAccaaaagaaggaaaaatggatatggaagatgTGATGTCGCGGTTCAAGAAGTTGTTCGACACGAACGATCCGAAGAAGGGAGGAAGTTTCTATCTACAGAGTAAAGTGCtgagagcgagagagaggTTAGAGGGCGAAGTGAGAGTTAAGGCAGAAGCAGTGGAGAGGGAGGCCGAATTGGAAAAAGGGTGGAAACCGAAGGTTTTTAAGGACCGGTGA
- the Bcyip1 gene encoding Bcyip1: protein MSQFYSSPPPNNPYGASNTAAQNLQFYPSTYASGPVSGHATPQAAYGGYGVPPAAQAYPGAGSGGFGFPGNGQSGVSGRMGESGGLRTGWLAAFGTEGYDGEPPLLEELGVNFGHIRSKTLAVLNPLAHIDQHIMDDSDLAGPILFFLLFGTFLLFSGKVHFGYIYGLALLGSSSLHLILSLMSPPLNTDPNSQQPVGPSHLSSTLTFPRSASVLGYCLLPLVLTSVVGIIMPMDGLVGYVLTTLAIVWCTYSSSGMFCAVGRMKGMRGLVAYPLALFYVGFGIMGIFSSRGVGTLGKVAGA, encoded by the exons ATGTCGCAATTTTattcctcccctccccccaataACCCTTACGGCGCATCCAACACCGCAGCTCAAAACCTCCAATTCTACCCCTCAACATACGCTTCCGGTCCCGTCTCCGGTCACGCAACACCACAGGCAGCATATGGAGGATATGGCGTTCCTCCCGCTGCGCAAGCATACCCCGGTGCTGGAAGCGGCGGATTTGGCTTCCCAGGAAATGGACAATCGGGGGTTAGTGGGCGGATGGGAGAGAGTGGTGGACTGAGAACGGGGTGGTTAGCTGCTTTTGGAACTGAGGGCTATGATGGTGAACCGCCATTACTGGAAGAGTTGGGGGTGAATTTCGGTCATATTAGGAGTAAG ACATTGGCAGTGCTGAATCCCCTTGCGCATATCGATCAACACATAATGGACGATTCTGATCTCGCGGGACCCATTCTCTTTTTCCTATTATTTGGAACCTTCCTCCTTTTTTCTGGAAAAGTACATTTCGGATACATATACGGGCTGGCGCTCCTCGgatcctcttctctccacctAATCCTCTCGCTCATGTCACCACCTCTCAACACCGACCCTAATTCTCAACAACCCGTCGGCCCCTCACATCTCTCTTCCACCCTCACATTTCCAAGAAGTGCTAGTGTGCTGGGCTATTGTTTGTTGCCATTGGTACTCACGAGCGTAGTGGGAATTATTATGCCAATGGATGGACTAGTTGGGTATGTGTTAACCACATTGGCGATTGTGTGGTGTACATATAGTAGCAGCGGAATGTTCTGTGCAGTCGGAAGAATGAAGGGGATGCGAGGATTAGTCGCTTATCCTCTAGCCTTATTCTACGTTGGCTTTGGAATCATGGGCATTTTCTCAAGCAGAGGGGTTGGGACATTAGGAAAGGTTGCGGGAGCATAA
- the Bcpam16 gene encoding Bcpam16, translating into MAHRIITQVVITGSRVLGRAVTESWKQAKASSAYQKAQQNGSASGGPTFSSNGLTLDEACKILNVKPPKEGKMDMEDVMSRFKKLFDTNDPKKGGSFYLQSKVLRARERLEGEVRVKAEAVEREAELEKGWKPKDG; encoded by the exons ATG GCCCATCGCATCATAACCCAGGTCGTCATAACTGGCTCACGAGTTCTCGGGCGCGCCGTCACCGAATCCTGGAAACAAGCGAAAGCCTCCTCAGCATACCAAAAAGCGCAACAAAATGGTTCTGCTTCGGGTGGTCCAACTTTCTCCTCCAATGGTCTCACGTTAGATGAGGCCTGCAAAATTCTCAATGTCAAACCAccaaaagaaggaaaaatggatatggaagatgTGATGTCGCGGTTCAAGAAGTTGTTCGACACGAACGATCCGAAGAAGGGAGGAAGTTTCTATCTACAGAGTAAAGTGCtgagagcgagagagaggTTAGAGGGCGAAGTGAGAGTTAAGGCAGAAGCAGTGGAGAGGGAGGCCGAATTGGAAAAAGGGTGGAAACCGAAG GATGGATAA